AATGattctaattttctgattttgttctccagaaaaaaaaaaaaaaatgagaaacatgtttggtagcgtaaatgatttttattttgattcttTTCCCCGAAACAATTTTGGgccaaaaacaagaataaaaaaaagttgattttgaaaaaaagaatcacttttgagaatccaaaaaaagaataaaattttaGTTCTCTTAAAAAGATTATGTTCATGTGGACTTctgaacttttaaaaaaaattaaaattagattcaAAAATAtactaacaactaatttttttaaatttaattcaaaaataagctttaaaatttaaaaaatggggaaattaaaaaattccaaaaatttaaaaaaaattaagaaggggcaaaataaaaatattaaagacttcaaaaaatttaaaaaattttaaaaaaagaattctctcTCCTGGTTATACCCGAGAATAGAAATTTcgtgcagttaccaaacacgtttttgattgggaatagaaattttggacAGTTGCTTAACTTTGTCTGATTCTCCGAAAAATCATTTAGGGAACATAATCAGAAAATgtgattctaatcagaattgCCAACACATGCCCTTATTATAGATTTGATATTCCTTACGGGTATCTAACCTAATATGTGTTCTTTTAACATACTAAGGTTGGTATCTTTGTACAGCAATGGTGATGTGAAGACCTTATTTTCCGCCAAGTGGAATTATTAAGCGAAATGGTCAATGTCGGGCTTGGATTATTAGAGATTGTGACGTGGAATTTAAATTATGGTGCGGTGAATTGTGGGATCGTCAATTGCCATAGTTGTTTTGATCTTTTGATAGAATGGTTTGCGTGAAGCTTGGCTCGGGTTGAAATCGCGAAGTCCCAACCGCCTTAGCCACTTGCCACCTCCACTCCCTCTATTTAAACCCCCTACTCACTCACCGACTCActcacacactctctctctctatcaagCCCCGATCCCCGAGCCCTCGACATCCCCTACCAAACTCGCCACAAGTCACGAATGATAGTGTCCCCGGTACACTATCGATCTATAAACTTACggtgcatgcggaacgtgcaactctcccAAAACAACAAGATCAGCGGGGATAGTAAAGTAGGAAAAATCACAAGagtcattcacaaaagacaatttcattcataaagtCAAAGtagatgagttttaaccctaccgAGTTTCGGTAGACATATACAACCTCATTTTTCGAGACGGTCACTAGGATCTCAAAAAGATACACAagtcgggtaaggttaactctcatctattcccaaaaatcctacaatgACCCTCGCCTTAAACGTCCacgggctccatcacttgggacctgaAATTGTTAAACAACGGGGTGTgaaataaatctcaatgagttAACGCCTAAGCCTACTAGGGCGTTGATTTGCTGAGACGTCCTAACAAAGAACCACAACATCACATAGCAGATAAcccaaccacatgcaagcttaccctccagaaaccacacataatgcaatgtagGCGACTTAACGGTCAAACCAACCAATCTAAaccattggcaaagcatcacatcaCTCGCATGCACAAGACACTACACGTAGTCTATTTATTAAGGAATGACCCACACGACCGGCGTGGTCGGCGCACACAACcggtgtggccccaacactacgcCCGGCAATGTCTATTGgcaggaccaggcatcgtcccttacttccagAGACGGTGATTGAAGGCTATGTATCCGGTGCGACCGGCACGGCATAGCAGACATGCATTACAAAAGGAGCgccggtccatcacaagctgcgaacTACATCCAACAATCCATGTGTTCCGTATGACTAGCATGGGCACAGATTGAAGTGCATatgacaagtcgtgtggtttcgtacgaccggcacggtacgaacttgtcgggaTCCCGTACGATTGACACGGTTTACACCCATtatatgaccactcaagcacatccgacaaccaaccagttcatttctttgaattagatcgaatgctcatacatgcatgttcaaatacttggcccaaggttGTTTTCGTGCTcaaacatgcaatttgatctcatacgtggtcatatgaatgcacagttCAATTGCCCGACAACTCAAGCAATCGGAGGCGATTAACCCCCAATTAGACACCCACGACAATCAACAGTCAATTTTGACATTTAATTCCAACAATTCAGGAGACGATTCATCAATCGAAGCCAATCAATTTCgataacaatttcaaatttaatcgacaatcaatcgtacgctcgtctctaacctatcgctTGTCTACGATTAACCAATTaccatcaatcaattctaataaccaattagccatagacaacctagctaattaatctaacttaaccaattacgaccatttatcctaaactaagtCTCTAGCTAATCTGATCGTAATCGAGCTACTTAAACGTCCTaaaatctaattaatctaattccaaAAGTAATTAGCGTCATAACCGAGAGTTAAaggctaactcacaaattaaACTAGCTCGAGCGGTCTCGGTGATGACAACGAACTTGGCTCGGCTCGGCGATGAAGATCGGCGACCCGTGGTCAACTCGAACTTCGGGCTCCCAACTCGGCCAAGGGTGGTCCGGGGGACGTGGCGACACCTCGGGACGGTGGCATGGGCTCGAGGGTGGCGGCTGGCGGTCGCCGGTGGCCAGGGCGGTGGCGGCCGACCATTGAACAATGTGGTACAGAACAAAACGGGGCATCGGGAGCGGGGGGATAACCGAACCGAGGCTGTTTAGAGGGAGTTCGGGTGGTCCAAGGTCTGGGGAAAGGTTGGCCAATATCGGGGGGTCTTCGGGGTGAGCGAGGGTGGCGACAATGGCGGCTGAAGGTGACGAACTTAGGGCTGGCGATACCgcggtgcaaaaaaaaaaaaaaaacaggatgTCGGTCCAAAATAGGGGAGGTCCAGTAGGGGTGGTTTTCAAGCTCCACGGGCACCGGGTGGCTTCCAGCGGCTCTGGAGGACAGTGAGGGGTCGAGGGTGGCTGGAGAGTGGCGGATCGGGGCGAAGGAGGCCGGAGCAGACATGGACGGGACCGATGCCAAAACAAAGCACGCCGGCTATGAGAGCTGCTCGCGGCGGTTCCACGACTTTATGGCGGTTGTTGACTATTGTGGCGGTGGCTAAGGGTCGGTGGGGTGACTGAGTGGTAGCTGGCGGTGGCTGGAAGTGGCGTAGGTGGCTGGTGCGGCGTGAGTAGCTCCTTGGGGCTAAACCCGGGCAGGTTGGATGTCGGGGCTTCACGGCGGTCTGCAGACCGCCGGCGACGGCGAGGTGGCGACATCTGATTGGCAGCAAGGTGGCGAGGTGATGGCGGCGTCGCTCGGGGCTGGTGTCGCGCAACAAAagccggaggaaggaggaggaggaaggtgtCATGTGGGTGTAaagcagagagagggagagagagacggtgAGGGAGAGAGCAAGTCAGCAAAAGAGAGATATGGCAGGTGAGGGAGTTGACCGGATGTGATTGGTGGGTGGGGGATTGACTTGTGAaccccacccatcaagtcacacTTCAAAAAGCTTGTCTTCTTATGCATAAAGAGGGGCAAAAGGGTAATTTAATAAATCAGGATTGAAcggatttttttggctcaaccgactgacaataaaatttgaattttcacggGTTAGGCTCGATCCGGACTAGGCCCGGAcgtgaggattaaaaatcctaaaacgtGACTACTATTTTTCGAACCTAATCCaaaaccgaacgacatttcgggatcgtccaaaattcgtccaTTAATTtcttgcgatccaaaattttataccGACTGAAATTcaatattaaccctttttattgaattcggtctCTTTACATAGGgtctaatttccagggcgtcacacacacacacactctctctctctctctctctctctctctctctctctcttgttcacTCCACCCTTCCCCTCTCGAGCTTGAGCAAGCACCGGCAGACCCGACAGGTGCTGCAGCTCGACGCCGGCATTTCCTCCCTACTCAAGCTCGACAATGACCCCGATCACTACGAGTTCAACCCTCGATGCTCGCCCTCATTCTCGCTCGACCCACGTAGcatgcaaagaaagaagaagatgcccgAGCATCACGGGGATTCAACCCCCATCTTATTCAAGCTTGATTATAAGCCAAGTGAATGACTAATCCTTGCTACTAAACTGCTTTTGTTCGTGGATTAAGCTTGTCGGCACGGTTTGGTCACATAGGAATGTCGAATTTGAAATGCCTTGGCACGGCTTAGGGAACAGCCTTGCATGTTGCTGTTGCTGACTGATTTAGAACGTTGTGGCCGTGAGTAGTTAAGATTCGAAGGTTGATCGTCGATGTCGAAACAAGATGAATTGGTGATGGGTGGGAAAAGGCGGTTGGCCGAGAGGCCTATAGGGGCAATTGCACACCTTGCGCCTATGTGCGAAACTCAGGATCTGAATTCAAGGATGGTGATCCTAAGTAGCTGGACATTCTGGGTCGAATGTGGTGGTTGTAAATACGACAATGTGAGGTAAGGTGGGATTGGACTCGAGCATTCGGTTGTGGGCTATGAGGGTAGTTTTGCGGAGATCATGGTGGAAATGTCTTGATTCGGCATCTACTGTAATTTGTTATAGTATTTGGTTGTTGTCCATTGACCGATGCCTGCTCTGTTTTGGTCTCGTTTTCTTGTATATCTAGTGCAGAATTTGTCTCGTGATACGTCAGTGTTATTGGTGTACGACCCCTGTAGTCCTGCGGTGCAAGGTTGTTTAGTCGTCGGATTAGTATTGCTACTTGCTGGATTTTTGAACTCACACTTGTgatttccctccttttctcAGTAGACAGCCATGCCGATTTCGCCTTCGATGCCCAGTTACCTTTATGGCGCTCCCTTTGACTTTTCGTACGTTAAGAAGGATGTCACTAGCCCAGGTAGTTAGGCCACACGCTTCGTACGACTGGTGACTACTTTGGTGCTCGCGGTAGGATCGGGTAGATTCGTCTCATACCGATTCTTCGTCATATTTGAGAGGCACGATGATGGTTGTCTCTTGGGATCGATTCCATTTGTGAGGTCTGGTGATGGTAGTTCATAGTAGGGTGTGATGAGGTCGGAGCTTAGAGATGTACAGGTAGACTATTGGGAGATTGGGTGACACGGCAGCTATTTTTTGGACTCAAGCTGTGGGAAGGATAGGTAGGAATGATGGAGTATGCCGACGATGGTGACAATTTGTGATGGGGAACTATTATCCGTTTGCTTTGGTTTCCCATGTGTTTGTTCTCTTTTTGCTTGAATGATGTACTCAAACCGTTTATGGTGTATATATAAGTAAGTATTTTGCACAACTGGTTGAATAATCTTATTGCGTGACTACTACAGGTTAGAGAATCCCTATTGAGCGATACCCTTTGACGTCATGCTTGCCATTTCTTTttgcatgcacttgtattttGTATGGCCGTCTGCTTATTTTAAGCTTAGTCTTCTGCATGTGTCCTCTATTATATATCTAATATAAGATTAAAACAAAGCGAGATTAGTAAGCAGGTGGCGAGTCTCAAGGGACGTCACAATCCTTGTTGGTATCGGAGCTTAAGCTACGTCATAAGTGACGAGGATGTTAAATCTAGACGCACACTGTTAACCATTGTACATGCTCATAACTATATCCGGTGATTGGCTGCCGGTCATTTACGGTGGGTTAGTTGACATTTGCTAGACTTGAAAGCCTTTTATGTACCTCTCGAGTATTATTCTAAATCATGAATGGAATATTTCTTTggaacaacaaaataaaatcccACCTTAATTTTGCAATCATAAGATACCGACGAAAAGAATCGGTTTGAAATATttgactaaataaaaaaataataaatgtgaCCAATTATTTGAAATATCCTCTCCACTTAATCTAGTCTTTTTGTGTAGTGCTAAGCGTgacctggaaagatttgaattgagattttgtggaatcaccgtcaactgttctaaaaatttaagctaataGACGAAGGTTCTGTTGGCACTCAAAATAATTTGCCTACTAAATCATGTTGCATACATGAGAGATCGACATGTGTGGATCACGTCAACACATGTGCAAAGCACGTGAGGGGTTGATGCTTGAGTAGGACACGTAAAAAGTCGACACACGTGATGAACATGAGGAGAAAACGTCTCAATAGagaattgttgacacctaaaattacCTAAGGTATCACATGACAGGTACGTGAGGAAGACATGATTACCTATAGCTAAGCATACTGGAATCACGTTCGATGAATCAAGAGGATGTCACGCGTCAGAGGCGGCAGTTCCCAAAAGTAGAGGGAAAAGACGCGCGAAGAAACCATGACCAAAGCGATTACGCAAAAAGGTGGTAATCCCAAAAGGTGGAAAAGGAAGTGGCGCGCGAATCCGGGAACCGTCGATGAAAACCGTCGAAGAATGGAAGAACGTGCGGGAGCGGAGAACCAGAGGTAGTTACCAAGAAGCTATCTATAAATATCGCATGCCATTCAACGAGAAAGCCCTCCCGAACAACTCAACCAACAAGTCTTTACTCTTTTACTTAGTTTCTAGTCTAGCTGTAGCTTTATATattcccatcgtcgattcaattcagGTGAggttcatatccagagttaggtgttgtcgattaaattATGGCATCTGCTCATTAAGTTCaacatcgtcgattcaattccggtgttgtacccATCACCCATCcccgtccaataccgtcgattaaattccggtattgtgtcatACATCCACCGTCCAATGCCGTTGATTAGATTtcggcattgtgtcctacaatttgGTTTGgcctcgttgattaaattccaaagTCGCACCTTAAGTCTTAGTATGTCAAAGTCTATCTCACTATCGAATGAGTGGGCTGTTGGATTGCCAAGAGTCTGTATCACGCCTTTTGTGTCGACATTAGTATCTTTCGCATTTGACAATCTTTGTCCAAAACTGACTCAGgactccttattggaaaacgaacggattaagttcgataaaagatttccGCGTGGATAATCCTTTTGAGCCTCAACCTCTCTTGGGCCAAgacccgagaacctgttttgggcctagtcgaaggatttttaacgcgcaacaagAATAAAGAAGCCTTGATTTGCATTTGAAGGAAAACAATCCTACTAAGTGAGAAACAATCCAACTCGACCCAGCAACGTTCTTAACTAACCACTAGACCTTTCTTGCGAGTCGCGGCGGTCAAGaaacggaaaaaagaaaatgttagcTTCTAAATTTGTCTGTGCTTcgaccaaaaagataaaaattggctGTTTTAGATGCAAGACTGCGGCTTTTGTATGCCACGAGTGGCGCCTTTCACATGAGCACAGTACGAGTTCACAGGCCCTTCGCGGCCGGTGTAAGCCAAGTCGATGTTTTCGAGAGTGATGTTCTGGCCAGGAACGTTCGGACTGCACACGAGGTTGACCGCCACCTGCGAAGCCGAAATGCCCCGGATCTTCGTGAAGGAAACATCCTTGATCTGAACATTCGACCccagctagagagagagagagagagagagagagagagagagcacatcaGGTCCATAGGAAATGAGAAATGTAATCAAGAATCAACCCAATTCAAGATTAATTGCAATACTTCAGAAGCGTACCTACTTAGAACAACCACCACCGGGACAGTACTCTTGGTCAATAATAATGGGACTTTGCACATCCTTCATGGTAATGTCATCGATAGAGAGATTGTAGGCATTCCTTTTAACGCCAGAAGCCCACGTTTTGATCCCTCCACCATTCTGAGTGCCAACCATAGGACAACCCCTCACGGACAGCCCGGTCACGTCCGCCTCGTTCGGGTACTTCCTGAGACTCCCCAAGCTAAATCCGTGGCCTAGCCGGCAGTGGACGCCGGCGATCTCAACGTCCTTGGACCCCAACCCAATTGAGATGCAGTCGTCCTGGGTCGAGATCATGGAGTCGGCAATCTTGATGCAGGACGAGTAGCCTATGTGGATTCCGTCCGTCTTGGGGCTGTTTCCACGGGCAGTTATCCGAACACCAGAAAACTCGAGAGCATTGCATGAGAAGAGGACAAAGTGGAAATTCTTGCTGTTTACCAAACTAATCAAGCGGATTAATAAGTTGTTGACGAAATTGAATCTCAGTgactagaaaagaaaatcacaaatgagaaattttttccCAAAGTTATCGTGCAATTAGGTAAATATTATAGGCACGTATTTGGCTCTTGTACCTTTTATGTAATCAATACGACATAAATCCACCTtctcgaaaagaaaattaatccTTATCTTGAGAAAGTCAAGCGACACTATTGAGCATGATCATGTCTATATGAAAATGATGGTCTTGGCTCGAGGATAAAAGTCAAGAATTGCCAAATTTCCTGATAATATTGGAATTAAAGTGAAAAAACGCAAacataaatatttaatttattacGCAAGACcatcttatttgaaaatgaatCTTACGTTAGATATGTTTGATGGGTATTCTTTGAAGTTTCATTTACACATTGGATGTATTATCGGGTGTTAAATCAATAGGTCATAAAAAGGCCCCGTAATTTCTGCAATCGCCAATACAATTATCATTCAAAAAGCTAATTGTAAtactttgatttttaatttctaattgaaaaaaaaaggaaaaaaaattaggagagGACTCTCCACTGGATGAGCCTGGCAAGCGCATTTGTCGTTAGGCCAAGCATACTGCCCCTGGCCATCAAACGTACCGCCGCCGTTGATCAACATCCCGCTGATGTATTGGAAGGTGATCCAACAGTTCAAGGAGAACGTTGACTTGTCAACGGGTAATTTGATCGCCCCTTTGACCGTGAATATGATGGACCCGGTGCATGGCCCCATGAACATCTCTGGCCAAACCATGTACGTCCCTTGCGGAATGAATAGTCTCCTTCTAAATCCTCCTTTGTATTGACACGCTTGGTTCCACGTATCTGAGAAATGcctagataaagaaaaaaaattaataatcacttaaaaatttttaaattaaacccTTTACAATATAGGATAATCAATCATTTTGCCAACCGTAAAAAAGACGTGATTTTTCCCGATAAAACCATTGCACTCGCGGATCCGATCACATTTTCAAGCGAATAAGCCATTCCAAGTCTTGCTCGCACCTATTACGTCTGTTCCTCGCGTTTACCCTTGCTGCAAAATGATAGCGGCGATCAATGAACCAGGCAAAGTGGTTTCCTGATTCTTTACCTTGCTATCGTCGGTCTTCCCTAAAAACCTTCAAACTTTAGGCCAAATCTTGTCCAGCTTCTGGTACAATGAACTTTTCATATGCGAGAACACCTTGGGCTTGATACCCTCaaaaaccttcaattttaacacttgtcccaattctactctctgtctcataaaaaacctcaaactttaacTACACTCTTAATTCTACCCTAACTTTTTCTAGTCCCATTAAAAATCCGCAACTTTAGGTCTATTCTCAATTCTGCCTTAAATTTTGTTTATCTCATacccaaaatcttttttttttttttttgcctcataCAAAAATCTCAGTGTTAGGTCCAGTTTCAAGTTtactatatttattttttccctcatAAAATAGGCCATGAATGAAGAAGTAGTGGGCCTTTAAACCTATTTACAATTCTTACTTGAATCTCAAATCTGTATTGAATGACCCTCCGTCAAAGTTGCCATTCGTGATTTTACGTTTGGTCTTCGATCTCTCGGGCTTGGGAATGTAGAGCTCACGCTCGAGGAGCTCGTGCTTGGtagtttcccattttttggtTGTGAACGATAAATTTTGGACGCAGGGTTAATGGAGACAAATTTATGACTCAAACGAAAGTTCGTGTTTATTTTATAAGACTATAAAATTTTAGGGTAACATTGCGACTAGACCGTAAAATTGGACAAGACCTAAAGTTAGTGGTttttcaaagataaaaaaaaaaaaaaggtttagggtagaattgggtAATGGGAAAAAGCTAGATTTtttatggaacaaaaataagTTCAGATAGAATTGGAATAAGAGTTAAAGTTGAAAGTTTCTTTTAGGGTATTGGGAGGTAGAACTTGTCACATATGATAAGAAGAGACTGCTTTTTCCGGTCAAAGAAAAGTCGACACGGTTGATCGAGCAGATTTTACATTTCCAGTAGAGATAGAAGAATATGGCATCAAAGAACACATTTGATCCTCTTTGATTACCGTTTACCCTATCACACGGAAGGATTTACATTTCGAGGAAAACAATCCTACTAAGGAGAAACGTTCCAACTCGACCCAGCAATGTTCTTGACTAAACACTAGACGTTTCTCGCTTGTCGCAGCGGTGGTCGCGagatagaaagaaaagagaggtaGCTTCTCTTGTTTTGTTCATGCTAAATGCAAGAGGACGGCCTTTGTATGCCGCGGGCGTCGCCATTCACATGAGCACAGTGCGATTTCGCAGGCCCTTCGCGGCCGGTGTAAGCCAAGTCAATGTTTTCGAGATTGATGTTCTGGCAAGGGAAGTCCGGGCTGCATACGAGGTCGACCGCCACATGTGAAGCCGAAGTGCCCCGGATCTTGGTAAACGAAACGTCCTTAATCTGAACATGCGACCtcggctagagagagagagagagagagacagacagaaagaaagagaactcaTCAGGTATCGCATTGGTTAGATAGCGTAACATACGAAATAAGAAATTTAAGTCAAGATTAATAGTAGTACTTCAGAAGTATACCTGCTTAGAACAACCACCACGGGGACAGTACTCTTGGTCAATGATAATGGAACTTCGCACATCCGTCATGGTGATGTCATGAAACGAGATATTGTAGACGTTGCTTCTGAGCGGAGAAGCCCGGTCTTGATCCTCACACCATTCTGAGTACCGACCATGGTACAGCCCCTCACGGACAGCCCAGTCACGTCCGCCTCGTTCGGGTACCTCCCGAGGCTCCCTATGCTGAACCCGTGACCCGGGCCACAGTGGACACCAATGATCTCCACGTCCTAGGACCCCGGCCCGATCGAGACGCAATCGTCCCCGGTCGCGATCACGGAGTTGGCGATCCTGATGCGGGACGAGTAGCCTAGGTGGATCCTATCCGTGTTGGGGCTCTCGTCAGGGGCGATTATCCAGACGCGATGAAACTGGAGATCATCGCACTTGAAGAGGTTAAAGTGGAAGTTCTTGCTGTTGACCGAACTAATCGAGCCGATCACTGTGTTGTTAACGAAATTGAATCTCAATGACTGGAAAAGAAAGATTAGAGACTTGCGGTaagtttaataaaaattaagaaaccttTTTCCCAAATTTATCATGCAATTAGACATAAATCCACATTATCAGAAAGGAAATTAAACCTTACTTTGAGAAAATCAATTGACAATATTGAACACGATCATGTCTATATGGAAAAACATAACAAAGTAGGAGAGGACTTACCACTGGAAGAGACTTGCAAGCGCATTTATTTTCTGGCCAAGCATACTGCCCCTGGCCATCGAACGTACCGCCGCCATTGATCAACATCCCGCTGACGTATCGGAAGGTGATCCAATGGCCCAACGAGAACGTTGACTTGTCAATGGGACCATTTTGACCATCCGTTTGACCATGAACATGATGAGGCCGGTGCATGGCCCCTTGAACGTCACTGGCCAAACCATGTACGTCCCTTGCGGGATGAGCAATCTCCTCCTATCTCCTCCTTTGTGTTGGCACGCTTGGTTCCACGCATCGAGAAATGcctagtaaaagaaaaaattgacaatcactttaaaaaaaaaattaagtaaaaccTTTTACAATTTTGATAATGGGCAGTGCTATTTCCACCCCCTATGTGACTAAAACCAcccaattttctccaaaaagacaaaattacaCTATACTAttcaattgaaatttgaattggtggtcacaaatttattttctttccgttTTTTAGTTTTCTATATCCATATGGAATCTACTTACCATAATTGAGAAATTCATAtatttagtttttatttattgtagAATTGTCATTTATATTAAAGGCACTGTGTTATTTTGTTGTTA
This genomic interval from Rhodamnia argentea isolate NSW1041297 chromosome 4, ASM2092103v1, whole genome shotgun sequence contains the following:
- the LOC115756216 gene encoding polygalacturonase-like codes for the protein MHRPHHVHGQTDGQNGPIDKSTFSLGHWITFRYVSGMLINGGGTFDGQGQYAWPENKCACKSLPVSLRFNFVNNTVIGSISSVNSKNFHFNLFKCDDLQFHRVWIIAPDESPNTDRIHLGYSSRIRIANSVIATGDDCVSIGPGS
- the LOC115756217 gene encoding exopolygalacturonase-like; the encoded protein is MVWPEMFMGPCTGSIIFTVKGAIKLPVDKSTFSLNCWITFQYISGMLINGGGTFDGQGHLVNSKNFHFVLFSCNALEFSGVRITARGNSPKTDGIHIGYSSCIKIADSMISTQDDCISIGLGSKDVEIAGVHCRLGHGFSLGSLRKYPNEADVTGLSVRGCPMVGTQNGGGIKTWASGVKRNAYNLSIDDITMKDVQSPIIIDQEYCPGGGCSK